A window of the Streptomyces luomodiensis genome harbors these coding sequences:
- a CDS encoding ABC transporter permease → MPQLVSDTALIFGRYARQTLRSKPALVFGMVQPLLFLVFFGPLLTDVPLGGQGSSWQTIVPGILIQLGLFSASFAGIGLVFERRTGVIERMRVTPVSRLALLMGRVLKDVVQLLVQSLVLVCVAVALGLRAPVLGVAIGFVFVGVLTVSLASLSYALAMRVASPQGFAPVINSLTMPAMLLSGILLPMSLGPRWLDIASHFVPFRYLVDGVRAAFAGEYGDGKIALAALVASALAVVAVTLGARLFRQAGA, encoded by the coding sequence ATGCCTCAGCTCGTCTCCGACACGGCCCTGATCTTCGGCCGCTACGCCCGCCAGACGCTGCGCTCCAAGCCCGCCCTGGTCTTCGGGATGGTCCAGCCGCTGCTCTTCCTCGTCTTCTTCGGCCCACTGCTCACCGATGTGCCGCTGGGCGGCCAGGGCAGCTCCTGGCAGACCATTGTCCCCGGCATCCTCATCCAACTCGGGCTCTTCAGCGCCTCGTTCGCCGGGATCGGGCTGGTCTTCGAGCGGCGCACGGGCGTCATCGAGCGGATGCGGGTCACCCCGGTCAGCCGGCTGGCGCTGCTCATGGGCCGGGTGCTCAAGGACGTCGTGCAGTTGCTGGTGCAATCCCTGGTGCTGGTGTGCGTCGCCGTGGCGCTCGGGCTGCGCGCCCCGGTGCTGGGCGTGGCCATCGGCTTCGTCTTCGTCGGCGTGCTGACCGTCTCGCTCGCCTCGCTCTCGTACGCGCTGGCGATGCGGGTGGCCTCCCCGCAGGGGTTCGCGCCGGTCATCAACTCGCTCACCATGCCCGCGATGCTGCTGTCCGGGATTCTGCTGCCGATGTCGCTCGGGCCGCGCTGGCTCGACATCGCCTCGCACTTCGTGCCGTTCCGCTATCTCGTGGACGGGGTGCGGGCCGCCTTCGCCGGGGAGTACGGGGACGGGAAGATCGCGCTGGCGGCGCTGGTCGCCTCCGCGCTGGCGGTGGTGGCCGTGACCCTCGGCGCCCGGCTCTTCCGGCAGGCCGGGGCGTAG
- a CDS encoding ABC transporter ATP-binding protein, whose amino-acid sequence MAVITTNGLTHTFRTKRGPVTAVRGIDLTVERGEILGFLGPNGAGKTTTLRMLTTLLPPTGGSATVAGHDLARDPAGVRRRIGYVAQSGGVDPTVSVREELVTQGRLYRMGKAEATARAAELARELDLTELLDRPCAALSGGQRRRLDIALGLVHRPEILFLDEPTTGLDPGSRAELWQLVRRLRAEQDMTVFLTTHYLDEAEALSDRLVIVDQGQVAAEGTAAGLKAGYGGSPDATLQDAFIAITGRGATPRHPAPLAV is encoded by the coding sequence ATGGCAGTCATCACGACGAACGGCCTCACCCACACCTTCCGGACCAAACGCGGCCCCGTGACGGCCGTGCGCGGTATCGACCTGACCGTCGAACGCGGGGAGATCCTGGGCTTCCTCGGGCCCAACGGAGCGGGCAAGACCACCACGCTGCGGATGCTCACCACGCTGCTCCCGCCCACCGGGGGCAGCGCCACCGTGGCCGGCCACGACCTCGCCCGCGATCCGGCGGGGGTGCGCCGGCGGATCGGATACGTGGCCCAGTCCGGCGGGGTCGACCCGACCGTCTCGGTACGGGAGGAACTGGTCACCCAGGGGCGGCTCTACCGGATGGGCAAGGCCGAGGCGACCGCCCGCGCCGCGGAGCTGGCCCGGGAACTGGACCTCACCGAGCTGCTGGACCGCCCCTGCGCCGCGCTCTCCGGCGGGCAGCGGCGGCGGCTGGACATCGCCCTCGGCCTGGTCCACCGGCCCGAGATCCTCTTCCTGGACGAGCCGACCACCGGGCTCGACCCCGGCAGCCGCGCCGAGCTGTGGCAGCTGGTGCGCCGGCTGCGCGCCGAGCAGGACATGACCGTCTTCCTGACCACCCACTACCTGGACGAGGCGGAGGCCCTGTCCGACCGGCTCGTCATCGTCGACCAGGGCCAAGTGGCCGCCGAGGGCACCGCGGCGGGGCTCAAGGCCGGGTACGGCGGCTCGCCGGACGCCACCCTCCAGGACGCCTTCATCGCCATCACCGGGCGCGGCGCCACCCCGCGCCACCCCGCCCCGCTCGCCGTCTGA
- a CDS encoding TetR/AcrR family transcriptional regulator has translation MAEGLRERKKRQTRQHISDVATGLFMERGFEAVTIAEIAEAAEVSVNTVYNYFPAKEDLFVDREEEIVDRPSRLVRERAVGQSAARALLDQLRQDIGERHPYVGLTAGFDRFRQVIVDSPTLMARLFTIQGRAVNRLGGTLREEAAAAPQDPTPEFIAHQLVGAENAVRRAIQHGLAEGGSVDEVAEDALRKVDVMESLLSDTVLNYAVKNTP, from the coding sequence ATGGCGGAAGGGCTCAGGGAGCGGAAGAAGCGGCAGACCAGGCAGCACATCTCGGACGTCGCGACCGGGCTGTTCATGGAGCGCGGCTTCGAGGCGGTCACGATCGCGGAGATCGCCGAGGCGGCCGAGGTCTCCGTCAACACGGTCTACAACTACTTCCCGGCCAAGGAGGACCTCTTCGTCGACCGCGAGGAGGAGATCGTCGACCGCCCCTCCCGGCTCGTCCGGGAGCGCGCCGTCGGCCAGTCGGCGGCGCGGGCGCTGCTGGACCAGCTGCGCCAGGACATCGGCGAGCGGCACCCCTATGTCGGGCTGACCGCGGGGTTCGACCGGTTCCGGCAGGTCATCGTGGATTCGCCGACGCTGATGGCCCGGCTCTTCACGATCCAGGGCAGGGCCGTCAACCGGCTCGGCGGCACGCTGCGCGAAGAGGCCGCCGCCGCGCCGCAGGACCCGACCCCCGAGTTCATCGCCCATCAGCTCGTCGGCGCGGAGAACGCCGTCCGGCGCGCCATCCAGCACGGGCTCGCGGAGGGCGGCAGCGTGGACGAGGTCGCCGAGGACGCCCTCCGTAAGGTCGACGTCATGGAATCGCTCCTCAGCGACACAGTGCTCAACTATGCGGTGAAGAACACACCGTGA
- a CDS encoding 3-hydroxyacyl-CoA dehydrogenase family protein, with product MAKKLAVIGAGLMGSGIAQVSAQAGWDVVLRDVTDEALRRGTDAIRSSYEKFVSKGKLAAEEAERALGRITTTTDLDAAAEADVVVEAVFEKIEVKREIFGALDELVKDDAILASNTSAIPITKIAAATRRPERVVGTHFFSPVPMMGLCELVRGYKTSDETLAAAREFAEGVGKTCIVVNRDVAGFVTTRLISALVVEAAKLYESGVATAEDIDTACKLGFGHAMGPLATADLTGVDILLHATDNIYTESQDEKFAPPEIMRRMVDAGDIGRKSGEGFYRY from the coding sequence GTGGCCAAGAAGCTCGCGGTCATCGGAGCCGGACTCATGGGGTCCGGTATCGCGCAGGTCTCGGCCCAGGCAGGCTGGGACGTGGTGCTGCGTGATGTGACCGACGAGGCGCTGCGGCGCGGTACGGACGCCATCCGTAGCTCGTACGAGAAGTTCGTCTCCAAGGGCAAGCTGGCGGCGGAGGAGGCCGAGCGGGCGCTGGGCCGGATCACCACCACGACCGACCTCGACGCCGCCGCCGAGGCCGATGTCGTGGTGGAGGCGGTCTTCGAGAAGATCGAGGTCAAGCGGGAGATCTTCGGCGCCCTCGACGAGCTGGTCAAGGACGACGCGATCCTGGCGTCGAACACCTCCGCCATCCCGATCACCAAGATCGCCGCGGCCACCCGGCGCCCGGAGCGGGTCGTCGGCACCCACTTCTTCTCGCCGGTCCCGATGATGGGGCTGTGCGAGCTGGTCCGCGGCTACAAGACCAGCGACGAAACCCTGGCCGCCGCACGGGAGTTCGCCGAGGGCGTGGGCAAGACCTGTATCGTCGTCAACCGCGATGTCGCGGGCTTTGTCACCACCCGGCTCATCTCGGCGCTCGTCGTGGAAGCGGCGAAGCTGTACGAGTCGGGGGTTGCCACGGCCGAGGACATCGACACCGCCTGCAAGCTGGGCTTCGGCCATGCGATGGGACCCCTCGCGACGGCCGATCTGACCGGCGTGGACATCCTGCTGCACGCCACCGACAACATCTACACCGAGTCCCAGGACGAGAAGTTCGCACCGCCGGAGATCATGCGCCGGATGGTCGATGCGGGGGACATCGGCCGCAAGAGCGGCGAGGGCTTCTACCGCTACTGA
- a CDS encoding STAS domain-containing protein, translating into MHIRGDHAELVVGGRLDVRSAADARTALHTAVDAGGGDLVLDLTELDSWDATGLGVIMGAHRRAGRMGRRLVLRGVPPQMQRLLVATRLHRILAIEGGLEAESLPRV; encoded by the coding sequence ATGCACATCAGGGGCGACCACGCCGAGCTGGTCGTCGGGGGCCGACTGGACGTCCGGAGCGCGGCGGACGCCCGTACGGCCCTGCACACCGCCGTCGACGCCGGCGGCGGGGATCTCGTTCTCGACCTCACCGAATTGGACTCCTGGGACGCCACCGGACTCGGGGTGATCATGGGTGCGCACCGCCGGGCCGGCCGGATGGGCAGACGGCTCGTGCTGCGCGGGGTGCCGCCCCAGATGCAGCGGCTGCTGGTGGCCACCCGGCTGCACCGCATCCTGGCGATCGAAGGCGGTCTGGAGGCGGAGTCGCTGCCGCGGGTCTGA
- a CDS encoding ATP-binding protein, with the protein MDPKNDRPEEHGHDDAGPGGASGAPVADGDGSSSRPSAVRVPGLPGDEPTPPPGGPVPGSSASSASAGSAASAGSAAGPVRTARIVTGDHLLTVNPVDGSEIEPCSPGERPDRPERHGPDEREELRRAAAPPRPSGTVVPELPMLERDDERDRLARLVARGRSVRVTGPSGVGRSTLLEAVAADCERLAPDGVVRLSGYRRTPADLLHDLYAAVFSAPLYRPDRAELLDAVQEIGAVVVLDDIEFGGTALDEFLDATPECAFLISATPDVPSPSPDAHLEEVSLSGLSRTAGLELLERAARRPLAEDEVSWAADLWFESEGLPLRFVQAGALLRQRDALRDDPAGPEADEGHEAALPSLAEAASPAALLAARLSETARDALRFAVALGGECPHRAHLPALTGDTHADAALGELLGCGLVTPAGSHYRLAAGVTDHLAQEGYADENAGRAHTLAEHYAWWAGHRSVAPERVAAEADAILAAMAALIGSREAGHADAAVRLARAAAPAFAAALHWGAWERAVRHGQEAARLAGQVADEAYFHHELGVLALCTGNLDRARAELEASIGLRGVLADKRGTVAGRRALALVADRSPGSAMAGAFGVSGKGVASPSASSGASSGAPSGTSSGASSGAFSAAGAGPDDTETTIVTPKVAATTPLAALGTTAVTATAATAAIPAVSRTSVAASATPAAPGTASASGGSSAGLSGGKPRGLRRLAAHGARRNVVAAAAGVLLVAVLGTVVTLGATSGNDHDTPTDKVKPGRSATQRDDDPTADEPTSGTSQAPQPGLSGAPQAPASPSAPSSGSPSGSTASSGPSSTSGAPSDSGQPPSPPSSDPTTQRPKPTSKPPTDKPTTPTGQPSEPTPSTSAPTTTPTDGTSNTASAPTTHTASATAGPVGA; encoded by the coding sequence ATGGACCCGAAGAACGACAGACCGGAAGAGCACGGTCACGACGACGCCGGGCCGGGCGGGGCCTCCGGCGCGCCTGTGGCGGACGGCGACGGCTCGTCGTCGCGCCCGTCCGCCGTACGCGTGCCGGGGCTGCCGGGGGACGAGCCGACGCCCCCTCCGGGCGGGCCGGTGCCCGGCTCGTCCGCCTCCTCTGCCTCCGCCGGGTCTGCTGCCTCTGCCGGCTCTGCCGCGGGGCCGGTCCGCACCGCGCGCATCGTCACCGGTGACCATCTGCTGACGGTCAACCCCGTGGACGGCAGCGAGATAGAACCCTGCTCGCCCGGAGAGCGCCCCGACCGGCCCGAGCGCCACGGCCCCGACGAGCGCGAGGAGTTGCGCCGCGCCGCCGCCCCGCCGCGTCCGTCCGGCACCGTCGTACCCGAGCTGCCGATGCTGGAGCGCGACGACGAGCGGGACCGGCTCGCCCGGCTGGTCGCCCGCGGCCGCTCGGTGCGGGTCACCGGGCCCTCCGGCGTGGGGCGCAGCACCCTGCTGGAGGCCGTCGCCGCCGACTGCGAGCGGCTCGCGCCCGACGGTGTCGTACGCCTCTCCGGCTACCGCCGCACCCCCGCCGACCTCCTCCACGACCTCTACGCCGCCGTCTTCAGCGCCCCGCTGTACCGGCCCGACCGGGCGGAGCTGCTGGACGCGGTCCAGGAGATCGGCGCGGTTGTCGTCCTCGACGACATCGAGTTCGGCGGCACCGCGCTGGACGAGTTCCTCGACGCGACCCCCGAATGCGCGTTCCTGATCTCCGCCACTCCCGACGTCCCGAGCCCGTCCCCCGACGCGCACCTCGAGGAGGTCTCCCTCTCCGGGCTCAGCCGTACGGCCGGTCTCGAACTGCTGGAGCGGGCCGCACGGCGGCCGCTGGCGGAGGACGAGGTGAGCTGGGCGGCGGATCTGTGGTTCGAGTCCGAGGGGCTGCCGCTGCGCTTCGTGCAGGCGGGCGCGCTGCTGCGGCAGCGGGACGCCCTGCGCGACGACCCCGCCGGGCCGGAGGCGGACGAGGGCCACGAGGCCGCGCTGCCCTCGCTCGCCGAGGCGGCGTCCCCCGCCGCGCTGCTCGCCGCCCGGCTGAGCGAGACGGCCCGCGACGCCCTGCGGTTCGCGGTCGCGCTCGGCGGCGAATGCCCGCACCGGGCCCATCTGCCCGCGCTCACCGGGGACACCCACGCGGACGCGGCCCTCGGCGAACTGCTCGGCTGCGGCCTCGTCACCCCGGCCGGATCGCACTACCGGCTGGCGGCGGGCGTCACCGACCACCTCGCGCAGGAGGGCTACGCCGACGAGAACGCCGGGCGTGCGCACACCCTCGCCGAGCACTACGCCTGGTGGGCCGGCCACCGCTCGGTGGCGCCCGAGCGCGTGGCCGCCGAGGCCGACGCGATCCTCGCGGCGATGGCCGCGCTCATCGGCAGCCGCGAGGCGGGCCACGCCGACGCCGCCGTGCGCCTCGCCCGCGCCGCCGCACCCGCCTTCGCCGCGGCGCTGCACTGGGGCGCCTGGGAGCGGGCGGTGCGCCACGGCCAGGAGGCCGCGCGGCTGGCGGGACAGGTCGCGGACGAGGCGTACTTCCACCATGAGCTGGGCGTCCTCGCGCTGTGCACGGGCAATCTGGACCGGGCCCGCGCGGAGTTGGAGGCGTCGATCGGGCTGCGCGGCGTCCTCGCGGACAAGCGGGGCACGGTCGCGGGCCGGCGCGCGCTGGCCCTGGTCGCCGACCGCTCGCCGGGCTCGGCGATGGCCGGGGCGTTCGGGGTGAGCGGCAAGGGCGTGGCGTCCCCGAGTGCGTCCTCCGGCGCGTCTTCCGGTGCGCCTTCGGGTACGTCCTCGGGTGCGTCCTCCGGCGCGTTCTCGGCGGCGGGCGCCGGGCCGGACGACACGGAGACCACGATCGTCACCCCGAAGGTGGCGGCGACGACGCCGCTGGCCGCCCTGGGCACGACGGCGGTGACGGCCACGGCGGCGACGGCGGCGATCCCGGCCGTCTCCCGGACCTCGGTGGCCGCTTCCGCCACCCCGGCGGCCCCCGGCACCGCGTCCGCCTCCGGCGGGTCCTCCGCCGGGCTCTCCGGCGGCAAGCCGCGCGGTCTGCGCCGCCTGGCGGCGCACGGTGCCCGGCGCAATGTGGTCGCGGCGGCCGCCGGTGTGCTGCTGGTGGCCGTGCTCGGCACCGTGGTGACCCTGGGCGCCACCTCGGGCAACGACCACGACACCCCCACCGACAAGGTCAAGCCGGGCCGGTCGGCCACGCAGCGGGACGACGACCCGACCGCCGACGAGCCCACGAGCGGCACCAGCCAGGCCCCCCAGCCGGGCCTCAGCGGGGCGCCGCAGGCGCCCGCGTCCCCGTCCGCGCCGAGCAGCGGCTCGCCCAGCGGGTCCACGGCGTCGAGCGGCCCGTCGTCGACGAGCGGCGCGCCCTCGGACAGCGGGCAGCCGCCCTCGCCGCCGTCGTCGGACCCCACGACCCAGCGTCCGAAGCCCACGAGCAAGCCGCCGACGGACAAGCCGACGACCCCGACCGGTCAGCCCAGCGAGCCGACGCCCTCGACCTCCGCCCCGACCACGACCCCCACCGACGGCACGTCCAACACCGCGAGCGCCCCCACCACCCACACGGCCTCGGCCACCGCCGGCCCGGTCGGGGCGTAA
- the nucS gene encoding endonuclease NucS yields MRLVIARCSVDYAGRLTAHLPSAPRLILVKADGSVSIHADDRAYKPLNWMSPPCTLKEGDDDVWTVVNKAGEKLIITMEEILHDSSHELGVDPGLIKDGVEAHLQELLADRIETLGDGWTLIRREYPTAIGPVDILCRDADGATVAVEIKRRGEIDGVEQLTRYLELLNRDPHLAPVKGIFAAQEIKPQARVLATDRGIGCVVLDYDALRGIEDDKLRLF; encoded by the coding sequence ATGCGTCTCGTCATCGCCCGGTGCTCTGTGGACTACGCCGGCCGCCTCACCGCCCACCTTCCCTCGGCACCCCGTCTGATCCTCGTCAAGGCCGACGGCAGCGTGTCCATCCACGCGGACGACAGGGCCTACAAACCCCTCAACTGGATGTCTCCGCCGTGCACGCTGAAGGAAGGCGACGACGATGTGTGGACGGTCGTGAACAAGGCGGGCGAGAAGCTCATCATCACGATGGAGGAGATCCTCCACGACTCCTCGCACGAACTCGGCGTGGACCCCGGGCTGATCAAGGACGGGGTCGAGGCGCATCTCCAGGAGCTGCTCGCCGACCGTATCGAGACACTCGGCGATGGCTGGACGCTTATTCGGCGTGAATACCCCACTGCCATTGGCCCCGTGGACATTCTCTGCCGCGACGCGGACGGGGCGACGGTCGCCGTGGAGATCAAACGCCGTGGTGAGATCGACGGGGTCGAGCAGCTCACCCGCTATCTCGAACTCCTCAACCGGGACCCGCATCTCGCCCCGGTGAAGGGCATCTTCGCCGCCCAGGAGATCAAGCCCCAGGCCCGCGTCCTCGCCACCGACCGGGGCATCGGCTGCGTGGTGCTGGACTACGACGCGCTCCGGGGCATCGAGGACGACAAGCTCCGCCTCTTCTGA
- a CDS encoding SCO5389 family protein: MSLDVSPALLEQAERGEVDEAAFVDCVRNSLPYAWEMISSLVAQLKVDGGEFADNQTPPPDEQARGQLLRALASDAIRGALERHFGVRLAFQNCHRVAVFPVDASADERLARFTSVRGQLLNQSPELRDC; this comes from the coding sequence ATGTCGCTCGACGTCTCACCGGCCCTGCTCGAACAGGCCGAGCGAGGCGAGGTCGACGAAGCCGCCTTCGTCGACTGCGTCAGGAACTCCCTACCCTACGCATGGGAGATGATCAGCTCACTGGTGGCACAGCTGAAGGTGGACGGCGGGGAGTTCGCCGACAACCAGACGCCGCCGCCCGACGAGCAGGCACGCGGTCAGCTGCTCCGCGCACTGGCGAGTGACGCGATACGCGGCGCGCTGGAGCGCCACTTCGGGGTGCGACTGGCCTTCCAGAACTGCCACCGGGTCGCGGTCTTCCCGGTGGACGCCTCCGCCGACGAACGCCTCGCCCGCTTCACCTCGGTCCGGGGGCAGCTGCTCAACCAGTCACCCGAGCTCCGCGACTGCTGA
- a CDS encoding LLM class flavin-dependent oxidoreductase: protein MDVGAFILAAQFPGQGQEEALHRAVRSAELAEETGLDAVWIAEHHFVPYGVCPSAVTLAGLVLGRTRRIGVGTAVSVLPTAHPVALGEQAALLHLLSGGRFTLGVGRGGPWVDLEVFGSGLRAYEQGFPESLDLLLRWLREPRVGADGERYSFREVAVVPRADDALGGPEGPEGRERPEGLEGQAVGAPPVLVACTSPASVRLAAERGLPMLLGMHCGDEEKAEVVGLWRQCALEAGRTPEDVEAVAARHVSAGVVQVADSRQTAAETLVKAMPGWLRQGLDAHVTVDGRQRRMRDPVAYAELLCELHPVGSPRLCADRLAATAEHTGIRRFALLVEGSGDLATTEENVRRLGGEVLPLLR, encoded by the coding sequence ATGGATGTGGGGGCTTTTATCCTGGCCGCTCAATTCCCTGGCCAGGGACAGGAAGAGGCGTTGCACCGGGCGGTGCGGTCGGCCGAGCTCGCCGAGGAGACCGGACTGGACGCGGTCTGGATCGCCGAGCACCACTTCGTTCCGTACGGGGTCTGTCCGTCCGCGGTCACCCTGGCCGGGCTGGTGCTGGGACGTACCCGCCGGATCGGCGTCGGTACGGCGGTGAGCGTACTGCCGACCGCGCATCCCGTCGCGCTGGGTGAGCAGGCCGCACTGCTCCACCTCCTCTCCGGTGGCCGGTTCACGCTGGGTGTCGGCCGCGGCGGCCCCTGGGTGGATCTCGAGGTCTTCGGCTCCGGGCTGCGGGCGTACGAGCAGGGCTTCCCCGAATCGCTCGATCTGCTGTTGCGCTGGCTGCGCGAGCCACGGGTGGGGGCGGACGGGGAGCGGTACTCCTTCCGCGAGGTGGCGGTGGTGCCGCGCGCCGACGACGCCCTCGGCGGACCGGAAGGGCCGGAAGGCCGGGAACGACCGGAAGGCCTGGAAGGACAGGCGGTGGGCGCCCCGCCGGTGCTCGTCGCCTGCACCTCGCCCGCCAGTGTGCGGCTCGCCGCCGAGCGCGGGCTGCCCATGCTGCTCGGCATGCACTGCGGGGACGAGGAGAAAGCCGAGGTGGTCGGCCTGTGGCGGCAGTGCGCGCTGGAGGCGGGCCGTACCCCGGAGGACGTCGAGGCGGTGGCGGCGCGGCATGTCTCGGCCGGGGTGGTGCAGGTCGCGGACTCCCGGCAGACGGCGGCCGAGACCCTGGTCAAGGCGATGCCCGGCTGGTTACGGCAGGGGCTGGACGCGCATGTGACGGTCGACGGCCGGCAGCGCCGGATGCGTGACCCCGTGGCCTACGCGGAGCTGCTGTGCGAGCTGCATCCGGTGGGATCGCCGCGGCTGTGCGCCGACCGGCTGGCGGCGACCGCGGAGCACACCGGTATCCGCCGGTTCGCGCTGCTGGTCGAGGGGTCGGGGGATCTGGCGACCACGGAGGAGAATGTGCGTCGGCTCGGTGGTGAGGTGCTGCCGCTCCTGCGCTGA
- a CDS encoding ATP/GTP-binding protein, with product MSPRRNRPRGGEKPEKPVGREGTDRYGLDRMESWQGEEWVVRQVGGTAAAKHYRCPGCDQEIPPGVAHVVAWQQHMGADDRRHWHKACWNARDRRSAKLQRSRNAPRY from the coding sequence GTGTCTCCACGCCGAAACCGCCCGCGAGGCGGCGAGAAGCCCGAGAAGCCCGTCGGTCGGGAGGGCACGGACCGTTATGGCCTCGATCGCATGGAGAGCTGGCAGGGGGAGGAGTGGGTGGTCCGGCAGGTCGGCGGCACAGCCGCCGCCAAGCACTACCGCTGCCCCGGCTGCGACCAGGAGATTCCGCCGGGGGTGGCGCATGTGGTCGCCTGGCAGCAGCACATGGGCGCGGACGACCGGCGCCACTGGCACAAGGCGTGCTGGAACGCACGGGACCGCCGGAGCGCCAAGCTCCAGCGGTCCCGTAACGCGCCGAGATACTGA
- a CDS encoding ABC transporter permease, with the protein MTTPYQHQSQAPVPPQGPPQGPPQAAPPMPPRQPHQAAPQHPGSHAQAQPQAHQPMPFGSPSQPYAAVGPYTSPIPVRRTHLGNALASEWTKIKSVRSTIWTLSVMVALVAGVGLLVAAGTSDTDYSDVPTTLPGFFGILLGQLCIVTLGVLVITSEYGTGMIRTTFTASPQRSRVLTAKVLVFFALSFTTTTLALTLVAYASMGMHSGPEVMEPTNDQILGATVGAGLYVSLLGLLSLAVGSMLRHSAGAITTMLGVVLLPSILPAFLMMSDSLRDLGVKMQEYASPQALASLFRIDDSLNSGWPQLGVLAAIAAGALVGAYVLLERRDV; encoded by the coding sequence ATGACGACCCCGTACCAGCACCAGTCCCAGGCGCCCGTCCCCCCGCAGGGTCCTCCCCAGGGGCCTCCGCAAGCAGCCCCGCCGATGCCGCCGCGGCAACCGCACCAGGCGGCGCCGCAGCACCCCGGATCGCACGCGCAGGCGCAGCCGCAGGCACACCAGCCGATGCCGTTCGGGTCTCCCTCGCAGCCGTACGCCGCCGTCGGCCCGTACACCTCGCCGATCCCGGTCCGGCGCACCCACCTCGGCAACGCCCTCGCCTCCGAGTGGACGAAGATCAAGTCGGTGCGCTCCACGATCTGGACGCTGAGCGTCATGGTCGCGCTGGTCGCCGGGGTCGGGCTGCTGGTGGCGGCGGGCACCAGTGACACCGACTACAGCGACGTCCCCACCACCCTCCCCGGATTCTTCGGCATCCTGCTCGGCCAGCTGTGCATCGTCACCCTCGGGGTGCTCGTGATCACCTCCGAGTACGGCACCGGGATGATCCGGACCACCTTCACCGCCTCCCCGCAGCGCTCACGGGTGCTCACCGCCAAGGTGCTGGTCTTCTTCGCCCTGTCGTTCACCACCACGACGCTCGCGCTCACGCTGGTGGCCTACGCCAGCATGGGGATGCACAGCGGACCGGAGGTCATGGAGCCGACGAACGACCAGATACTGGGCGCGACGGTCGGCGCGGGGTTGTATGTGTCGCTGCTGGGGCTGCTGTCGCTGGCCGTCGGGTCGATGCTGCGGCACTCCGCGGGCGCCATCACCACGATGCTCGGTGTGGTGCTGCTGCCGTCCATCCTCCCCGCGTTCTTGATGATGTCGGACAGCCTCCGCGATCTGGGTGTGAAGATGCAGGAGTACGCCTCGCCCCAGGCGCTGGCCTCCCTCTTCCGGATCGACGACAGCCTGAACAGCGGCTGGCCTCAGCTGGGAGTGCTGGCCGCGATCGCGGCGGGGGCGCTGGTCGGGGCGTATGTGCTGCTGGAGAGGCGCGATGTGTAG